From Zavarzinella sp., one genomic window encodes:
- a CDS encoding aminotransferase class V-fold PLP-dependent enzyme — MKTYRNYFPVCEKWAFFDHAAVCAPPSVCRDKIAEYSADLSENGIASFLKWHEQVIAARSTVGRLLNCAADDICFVGSTTQGIGIVAEGFPWQPGDEVITFAEEYPSNQYPWLNLQEKLVNVVNIPSRGNKIAIDDIMKAITPRTRVLAISSVEFGSGFRNDLVTISEICQKNQIFLFVDAIQSLGVQPIDLQSLPMDALAADSHKWLLGPEGAGIFYLKREWVERFHAIGVGWNSVVHPANFSSIDFRLKPHAGRFEGGTINVAGILGMAASMNLLLEVGIDSVWDKVNSLTQYFAEKIASAGWSVFSAREEPFRSGIVSIDYPGKDLKKVMATCRNEKIIVNVRSDRLRISPHFYNTIEELDHLIDVLRR, encoded by the coding sequence TTGAAAACGTACCGAAACTATTTTCCCGTGTGCGAGAAGTGGGCATTTTTTGACCACGCGGCTGTCTGTGCCCCTCCCTCAGTCTGTCGGGACAAAATCGCCGAATACAGTGCCGATCTGTCTGAAAATGGCATCGCTTCCTTTCTGAAGTGGCACGAACAGGTGATTGCCGCCCGCAGTACGGTGGGGCGACTCCTCAACTGTGCGGCTGATGATATCTGCTTTGTGGGCAGCACCACCCAGGGGATCGGCATCGTTGCAGAGGGCTTTCCGTGGCAACCAGGCGACGAAGTGATTACTTTTGCCGAAGAATATCCCTCAAATCAATATCCCTGGCTCAATTTGCAAGAGAAACTGGTCAATGTGGTGAATATCCCCAGTCGTGGGAACAAAATTGCCATCGATGATATTATGAAGGCCATTACCCCACGCACGCGGGTGCTGGCAATCAGCAGTGTCGAGTTTGGTTCCGGCTTTCGTAACGACCTGGTAACAATCAGCGAAATTTGCCAAAAAAATCAGATTTTTCTGTTTGTTGATGCCATTCAGAGCCTGGGGGTACAGCCCATTGATCTGCAGTCTCTGCCAATGGACGCACTTGCTGCCGACAGTCACAAATGGCTTTTGGGGCCAGAAGGTGCGGGGATCTTTTACTTGAAGCGAGAGTGGGTCGAGCGTTTTCACGCCATTGGGGTGGGTTGGAACAGCGTGGTGCACCCAGCCAATTTTTCGAGCATCGATTTTCGCCTCAAGCCCCACGCCGGCAGATTTGAAGGTGGGACAATTAACGTCGCAGGTATTCTGGGTATGGCCGCCAGTATGAATCTGCTTCTGGAAGTGGGCATTGACAGCGTATGGGACAAAGTAAATTCCCTGACGCAATATTTTGCGGAAAAAATTGCCTCCGCGGGGTGGTCCGTGTTCAGTGCCAGAGAAGAACCGTTCCGATCTGGTATAGTGTCAATTGACTACCCAGGAAAAGACTTGAAAAAGGTGATGGCAACCTGCCGAAATGAGAAGATTATTGTCAATGTCCGTAGCGACCGTTTGCGAATCAGCCCGCACTTTTATAACACCATAGAAGAACTCGACCACCTCATTGATGTCTTGCGCAGGTAA
- the coaD gene encoding pantetheine-phosphate adenylyltransferase yields the protein MELNPRKAVYTGVFDPIHLGHFDVIERCSKLFDELIVGVGINPDKSTFFTIEERVELVRLVTNHIPNVTVQPFTGLAVRFVAGMGAKIMVRGLRTLSDMEYEFTMSLMNLNLNSMIETIFLMSKEEYSHVSSSLLRQIAMLEGDLQKFLPPKVLTVLEQRAAERILAQKSASRPTS from the coding sequence ATGGAACTTAATCCCAGGAAAGCGGTTTATACAGGTGTTTTTGACCCCATCCATTTGGGCCATTTTGATGTCATTGAGCGGTGCAGCAAATTGTTCGACGAATTGATCGTCGGCGTGGGGATCAATCCTGATAAATCGACCTTTTTCACCATCGAAGAGCGTGTTGAACTGGTGCGACTGGTCACGAACCACATCCCGAACGTCACCGTGCAGCCGTTTACCGGGCTGGCGGTGCGTTTTGTTGCTGGCATGGGTGCCAAAATTATGGTCCGTGGGCTACGCACGCTCAGTGATATGGAATACGAGTTTACCATGTCGCTGATGAACCTGAATCTGAATTCGATGATTGAAACAATCTTCTTAATGTCGAAAGAAGAATACTCCCACGTCAGTAGCTCTTTGCTCCGCCAAATTGCAATGCTGGAAGGTGATTTGCAGAAATTCCTGCCCCCCAAAGTGCTTACGGTGCTGGAACAACGTGCTGCAGAACGGATTCTCGCCCAAAAATCTGCATCCCGTCCTACTTCATGA
- a CDS encoding Gfo/Idh/MocA family oxidoreductase: MPELNRRTFVGASLATGLSTSLALGDDSVVKLGVLGTGGRGTSLSQSFAKISGVEVHAVCDTDASRMGMAAAALKKTTGLEPKQEADFRKVLEMKDLNAVVIASPNHWHAPMAILACKAGKHVYVEKPCSHNPREGEILVEVARKHQRHVQMGNQRRSFPAIQEACKAVQEGIIGRAYLAEAWYYNTRGSIGIGKLEPAPEGLDYKLWQGPAPEKPFKSNYLHYNWHWFWHWGNGELGNNGVHMLDTCRWGLGVDYPTAVTSSGGRYHFEDDQETPDTHSVAFEFEGRKQIRWYGFSCVVCPNGQQADVVFYGDKGSLAVRGGSYTVYDLKGKEIKKVAGKDGTAAHFENFIATIRGQATLNSEISEGHRTTLLCHLGNIAHRVGRRLKCDPKNGKILDDGEAMKLWSREYARGWEPTVS, encoded by the coding sequence ATGCCAGAACTGAATCGCCGCACGTTTGTGGGTGCGTCCCTTGCCACTGGTTTGTCCACATCGCTGGCACTGGGCGACGATTCCGTGGTGAAATTAGGTGTGCTGGGCACTGGTGGACGGGGGACTTCACTTTCTCAATCTTTTGCCAAAATTTCCGGTGTTGAAGTGCATGCTGTCTGCGATACCGACGCCAGCCGTATGGGGATGGCTGCGGCAGCACTGAAAAAGACGACGGGCCTGGAACCGAAACAGGAAGCCGATTTTCGCAAAGTATTGGAGATGAAAGACTTAAATGCGGTAGTCATTGCCTCGCCCAACCACTGGCATGCTCCGATGGCGATTCTGGCCTGCAAAGCGGGCAAGCATGTTTATGTGGAAAAACCGTGTTCCCACAACCCACGTGAAGGTGAAATCCTGGTGGAAGTGGCCCGCAAGCACCAACGCCACGTGCAGATGGGCAATCAACGCCGAAGTTTTCCTGCGATTCAGGAGGCCTGCAAAGCGGTGCAGGAAGGGATCATTGGCCGTGCTTATCTGGCAGAAGCCTGGTACTATAACACCCGTGGGTCGATTGGGATTGGCAAACTGGAACCGGCACCCGAAGGGCTCGACTACAAATTGTGGCAGGGGCCCGCACCCGAAAAGCCTTTTAAGAGCAACTATCTGCACTATAACTGGCACTGGTTCTGGCATTGGGGAAATGGCGAATTGGGCAATAATGGTGTGCACATGCTGGATACCTGTCGCTGGGGACTGGGTGTTGATTACCCCACTGCAGTAACCTCATCGGGTGGCCGTTACCACTTTGAAGACGATCAGGAAACGCCAGATACCCACTCGGTGGCGTTTGAATTTGAAGGCCGTAAACAGATTCGCTGGTATGGATTCAGTTGTGTCGTTTGCCCCAACGGACAGCAAGCCGATGTGGTGTTCTATGGCGATAAAGGCAGCCTGGCGGTGCGTGGCGGCAGTTATACTGTGTATGACCTCAAAGGGAAAGAAATCAAAAAAGTGGCCGGAAAAGACGGCACGGCTGCCCACTTCGAAAACTTCATTGCCACGATTCGCGGTCAGGCAACACTGAACAGCGAAATTTCGGAAGGCCATCGCACCACCCTGCTCTGTCATTTGGGCAATATCGCCCACCGCGTAGGGCGTCGCCTGAAATGCGATCCCAAAAATGGGAAAATCCTGGATGATGGCGAGGCGATGAAACTCTGGTCGCGTGAATACGCACGGGGCTGGGAACCCACAGTGAGTTAA
- a CDS encoding transglutaminase-like domain-containing protein → MRKCSLIVLSCITTFSLGAEPKADLSKEVQAALLQAGENRAELELALKKVPQEERAGMIFIIANMQENDLKSLKAEYLLKNSHLAYQARTQMAWGKKIPEEIFFNYVLPYANIDEQRDDWRTKIMEIALPMVRECKTATEAAVKLNKELFPKLKVGYSTQRRAANQGPLETMESGKASCTGLSILLSDACRSVGIPTRLVGTPLWTNKRGNHTWLEIWDGDWHFTGACEQDPRGLDFGWFTNDASKAIEDQPLHAIYAASFKKTNTPFPLVWAPRNKTISAENVTKRYAAKAEKGQFRLQVTCVDGTGKRIAEPIQVLDSKELKVIASGNTKDETADTNDFLTFQLPTAGTYIVKRGSEEQQVTFSSTEKEKLIRFPIKK, encoded by the coding sequence ATGAGAAAATGTTCATTAATAGTGCTGTCTTGCATTACCACTTTTTCGTTGGGTGCGGAGCCCAAGGCTGATTTGTCCAAAGAAGTGCAGGCTGCCTTGCTGCAAGCGGGAGAGAATAGAGCGGAACTGGAACTGGCACTGAAAAAGGTTCCCCAGGAAGAGCGTGCGGGGATGATTTTCATTATTGCCAATATGCAAGAAAACGATCTGAAAAGCCTGAAAGCGGAATACTTGTTAAAGAATTCTCATTTGGCCTATCAGGCACGCACGCAGATGGCGTGGGGAAAGAAAATTCCGGAAGAGATCTTTTTCAACTATGTGCTGCCTTATGCCAATATCGATGAGCAACGCGATGACTGGCGGACAAAAATCATGGAGATTGCCCTGCCGATGGTTCGCGAATGCAAGACTGCAACCGAAGCAGCAGTGAAATTGAACAAGGAGCTTTTTCCAAAGCTGAAAGTAGGTTATTCGACCCAGCGACGTGCGGCGAATCAGGGCCCATTGGAAACGATGGAAAGTGGTAAGGCATCGTGCACTGGCCTGTCGATTCTGCTGAGCGACGCCTGCAGATCGGTGGGAATTCCCACGCGATTAGTCGGTACACCCTTGTGGACGAATAAGCGTGGAAACCACACCTGGCTGGAAATTTGGGATGGTGACTGGCACTTTACGGGCGCGTGTGAACAGGACCCACGTGGTCTTGATTTTGGCTGGTTTACGAACGATGCTTCTAAAGCGATTGAGGATCAGCCCCTGCATGCGATTTACGCGGCCAGTTTCAAGAAAACGAATACCCCCTTCCCACTGGTGTGGGCACCACGCAATAAGACGATTTCCGCAGAAAATGTAACAAAACGCTACGCTGCCAAAGCGGAAAAAGGGCAATTTCGCCTGCAGGTGACCTGCGTGGATGGCACAGGAAAACGAATTGCTGAACCAATTCAAGTGCTTGACAGCAAAGAACTTAAAGTAATTGCAAGTGGGAATACCAAAGATGAAACTGCCGACACGAATGATTTTCTGACATTCCAACTTCCCACCGCAGGCACTTATATTGTCAAGCGTGGTAGTGAAGAACAACAAGTAACATTTTCTTCCACCGAGAAAGAAAAACTGATCCGATTTCCGATCAAAAAGTGA
- a CDS encoding carbohydrate-binding family 9-like protein, whose product MKKKRLIPAIRLLMCAFVCLWLVMPVYSQTIVAARLESGKHYPCNSTPEKIVIDGKLDDKAWQQVPWSKEFQDIEGDRKPKPTYRTRVKMLWDNEALYIAAELEEPNVWANLKKHDSVIFHDNDFEVFIDPDGDCQNYAELELNAHNTTWDLLLTKPYRASGKAINGWEITGLQTAVHVNGTLNNPTDIDKGWTIEIRWPWASLKEISNQAFPPKKGDHLWINFSRVQWDTVVKDGKTTKIAGKPEHNWVWSPQGVIDMHRPERWGFITFDDHSKVDELCNISSARFYAGFIFNQQFDYRTKHNKYASNFEDLRMGGHQLGELAKTELGFESLFTRGKLTSFINNNYHLRVLPATVKPNKKQLK is encoded by the coding sequence ATGAAAAAGAAACGACTAATTCCAGCGATTCGATTGCTGATGTGTGCTTTTGTCTGTTTGTGGTTAGTAATGCCTGTTTATTCGCAAACAATCGTCGCTGCTAGGCTTGAATCTGGCAAGCATTACCCCTGCAACAGCACTCCAGAAAAAATCGTCATTGATGGAAAACTGGATGACAAAGCATGGCAGCAAGTGCCCTGGTCGAAAGAGTTTCAGGATATTGAAGGTGACCGGAAGCCAAAGCCCACCTATCGCACGCGGGTGAAAATGTTGTGGGACAACGAAGCACTCTACATCGCGGCAGAACTGGAAGAGCCCAACGTCTGGGCGAACTTGAAAAAGCATGATTCGGTGATTTTTCACGACAACGATTTTGAAGTGTTTATCGATCCGGATGGCGATTGCCAGAATTATGCCGAGCTGGAGTTGAATGCTCACAATACCACCTGGGATCTGTTGTTGACCAAGCCTTATCGAGCAAGTGGCAAAGCAATTAATGGCTGGGAAATTACAGGTCTGCAAACGGCCGTGCACGTCAATGGCACTTTGAATAACCCGACGGATATCGACAAAGGCTGGACGATCGAAATTCGCTGGCCGTGGGCAAGTTTGAAAGAGATTTCGAATCAGGCATTCCCACCGAAAAAAGGCGACCATTTATGGATCAATTTCTCCCGCGTGCAGTGGGACACTGTTGTGAAAGACGGTAAGACCACAAAAATTGCCGGAAAACCAGAGCATAACTGGGTCTGGAGCCCACAGGGGGTGATCGATATGCACCGACCGGAACGTTGGGGGTTTATTACATTTGATGATCATTCAAAAGTGGATGAACTTTGCAATATCAGTTCCGCTCGATTTTATGCGGGATTCATTTTTAATCAGCAATTCGATTATCGCACAAAACACAACAAATATGCTTCCAACTTCGAAGATCTTCGAATGGGTGGTCATCAATTGGGGGAATTAGCAAAAACTGAACTTGGATTTGAGAGCCTTTTCACCAGAGGGAAGCTAACTTCGTTTATCAACAACAATTATCATCTGCGTGTCTTGCCAGCGACTGTCAAACCGAACAAAAAGCAACTAAAGTAG
- a CDS encoding GDSL-type esterase/lipase family protein: protein MRNWGLFSSFFLCGTVLAAEPSQHWVQRDGFQAIAERFTTQKTGHVAFMGGSITEMNGYRPMVMDYLTKKFPQTKLQFTNAGIASTCSTTGAFRLKTDVLDQGKVDLFFLEFAVNDDQDARHTAEECVRGMEGIIRQLKTTNPDAGIVVVYFVNESMLATTQKGAVPLTILNHEKVCEHYHVSSVNVAKELAAQISAEKFSWKQYGGVHPAPAGNRLCANLVEQLLEANWKKTTVSKMPDQPLDPQSYTQGKFLDWQHINVAPGWNLAKPDWQKIPGSWRDRFKNIPLLSTTEPDKEQSVDFTGRGVGIYLLAGPDAGVLEVSIDGAAYKKFPLKHQFSKGLHYPRSIMFAENLAREKHSVKMRVVADSSKTTSATAVRIVNILINE from the coding sequence ATGAGAAATTGGGGTCTTTTTAGCAGTTTTTTCCTGTGCGGGACTGTTCTGGCAGCAGAACCCAGCCAACACTGGGTGCAGCGAGATGGCTTTCAGGCTATCGCCGAACGCTTCACAACCCAAAAAACTGGCCATGTGGCGTTTATGGGTGGGTCGATTACCGAAATGAACGGGTATCGCCCAATGGTGATGGACTACCTGACAAAGAAGTTCCCACAGACTAAGTTGCAGTTTACTAATGCTGGCATTGCCTCAACCTGTTCCACCACCGGTGCCTTTCGACTGAAAACAGATGTGCTCGATCAAGGGAAAGTGGATCTATTTTTCCTGGAGTTTGCCGTAAATGACGACCAGGATGCCCGCCACACCGCTGAAGAGTGCGTGCGTGGCATGGAAGGAATTATTCGCCAGTTGAAAACAACCAATCCCGATGCAGGCATTGTGGTGGTTTATTTTGTCAACGAATCGATGCTGGCAACCACCCAGAAAGGTGCAGTGCCACTGACGATCCTCAACCACGAGAAGGTTTGCGAACATTACCATGTGTCGAGCGTGAATGTTGCCAAAGAACTGGCAGCTCAGATATCGGCAGAAAAGTTTAGCTGGAAACAATACGGTGGAGTGCACCCCGCACCTGCTGGGAATCGACTTTGTGCCAATCTTGTGGAACAATTGCTGGAAGCAAATTGGAAGAAAACTACTGTTTCCAAAATGCCCGACCAGCCATTGGACCCACAAAGTTATACCCAGGGAAAGTTTCTGGATTGGCAACACATAAATGTCGCACCGGGATGGAATTTGGCAAAACCAGACTGGCAAAAAATCCCTGGTTCATGGCGAGATCGTTTCAAAAACATCCCACTACTCAGCACCACAGAACCAGACAAGGAACAATCCGTTGACTTTACCGGACGTGGGGTGGGCATTTACCTCCTTGCTGGCCCCGATGCGGGTGTTCTGGAAGTTTCGATCGATGGAGCTGCATACAAGAAATTCCCATTAAAACATCAGTTCAGCAAAGGATTACATTACCCACGCAGCATCATGTTTGCTGAGAATCTGGCACGTGAAAAACATTCAGTCAAAATGCGCGTAGTTGCTGATTCCAGCAAAACAACCAGCGCTACGGCAGTTCGAATTGTCAATATTCTGATTAATGAGTAA
- a CDS encoding fumarylacetoacetate hydrolase family protein has product MKFPFPVASIRDFYSFEQHVRTCRAHRGLEMIPAWYDIPVFYFSNPVAINFHGDPVYAPINSSELDFELELACMIGKYGSDIPPTDEAIDYVAGFFIMNDWSARDLQRQEMAVGLGPSKGKDFATSFGPRFVPTSDLLSYYRDGRFHLEMTARLNGKEISRGNAGSMYWTWPQLLAHASRDTTLVPGDILGSGTVGSGCILELTPQLVGGWLKPGDTVQLEIEQLGILENPIVANPKLTH; this is encoded by the coding sequence ATGAAATTTCCTTTTCCTGTCGCCAGTATCCGCGATTTTTACAGTTTTGAGCAACATGTCCGCACCTGTCGAGCCCACCGTGGGCTGGAAATGATCCCCGCATGGTATGACATACCTGTGTTTTATTTTTCGAATCCTGTAGCCATCAATTTTCATGGCGATCCTGTTTATGCGCCGATCAATTCCAGTGAATTGGATTTTGAACTGGAACTGGCCTGCATGATTGGGAAGTACGGCAGTGATATACCACCCACGGATGAAGCGATCGATTATGTGGCGGGTTTTTTTATTATGAACGATTGGAGTGCCCGCGACTTGCAACGACAGGAAATGGCTGTGGGACTGGGGCCCAGTAAAGGGAAAGATTTTGCCACATCTTTTGGGCCGCGATTTGTCCCAACCAGTGACTTGCTGTCGTATTATCGTGATGGCCGGTTTCATCTGGAAATGACTGCCAGATTAAATGGGAAAGAGATTTCCAGAGGAAATGCGGGCAGCATGTACTGGACCTGGCCACAACTGCTTGCCCATGCCAGCAGGGATACCACGTTGGTACCGGGGGATATTCTGGGTTCTGGCACGGTGGGCAGTGGGTGTATCCTGGAATTAACGCCACAATTGGTGGGTGGCTGGTTAAAACCCGGGGATACTGTGCAATTGGAAATCGAACAACTCGGAATTCTGGAAAATCCGATTGTCGCAAATCCTAAACTTACTCATTAA